One window from the genome of Nicotiana sylvestris chromosome 9, ASM39365v2, whole genome shotgun sequence encodes:
- the LOC104234375 gene encoding protein SEED AND ROOT HAIR PROTECTIVE PROTEIN-like encodes MASSNYLSAFCILLFLVAATNIVFASSSYGNGSNYGYGSAPKSNLKKHLPTKGLIPASIIAVQGMIYCKSGSKLIPLKGAVARITCLGVEKNYGYETAPFSFSSYQSDSKGYYYAVFSLKEHKGYESCKITQCKAFLESSSLEECDIPTDENKGKTGALLTSYRFLHGKNTLLYSVAPFVYTSDDYKSNYQGEGY; translated from the exons ATGGCTTCAAGCAATTACTTGTCAGCTTTCTGCATTCTCTTGTTCCTAGTAGCAGCCACCAATATTGTTTTTGCAAGCAGCAGTTATGGAAATGGATCTAATTATGGTTATGGCAGTGCCCCAAAATCCAACTTGAAGAAACATTTGCCCACAAAGGGATTGATTCCTGCATCAATCATTGCTGTTCAGGGAATGATTTATTGCAAATCAGGATCTAAACTCATCCCTCTTAAGG GAGCTGTAGCAAGGATAACATGCCTTGGGGTGGAGAAGAACTACGGATATGAAACTGCGCCTTTCTCCTTTTCAAGTTACCAATCGGACTCAAAGGGTTATTACTATGCAGTATTTTCTCTAAAGGAGCACAAAGGATATGAATCTTGCAAAATCACACAGTGCAAGGCCTTCTTAGAAAGTTCTTCTCTGGAAGAATGCGATATCCCAACAGATGAAAATAAGGGGAAAACAGGAGCTCTTCTTACTTCTTACCGATTTCTCCATGGCAAGAACACATTATTGTACTCTGTTGCTCCTTTTGTTTACACTTCTGATGACTACAAATCCAATTACCAGGGTGAGGGTTATTAG